TCTACTGTGCGGCGTCTTGATGGAGGAGATAAACCCTAGTTCTTCTGTAGACAATAAGAGAGACATGGCGGAAGAAGCTAAAGTTGATGTGAAGACTTCGGCGAAGAAGGATATACGCAATTATCTATGCCAGTATTGCGGAATCAGCAGATCTAAAAACTATCTCATCACTAAACACATCCAATCTCATCATCAGGTTTGAGATCTTCCTCCAATTCGATTCCAATTTCTCATCCGTGGcatcttgatttgttttcaatgaAATTGAGAGTTGAGTCTGTAGAATCGGCGATGGTTTGTTGAATTGAGAGTTTCTATGATTCGTTTGTTTAGATGGAACTTGAAGAggaaagagatgatgaagcTTGTGAGGTTGATGAGGAGTCTTCAAGTAATCATACTTGTCAAGAATGTGGTGCTGAGTTTAAGAAACCTGCTCACTTGAAGCAGCATATGCAGAGTCATTCGCTCGAGGTAGATTTATGCATCCTCTTGTCATGAGAAGTCGAATTGTTCCCATTCTGTGTGTTGCAGCTACAGATGGAGATACATAGAGATACTCGTGGATTTTGCTTAGTGTTGAGTTTTGTTCTGGTTGTGAACTAAAAGTTTATACATTTGCAGGAAATAAATAGCCTTTTGTTTAAATCAAAAGGTCTTACCTATGTTATTGCGTGAGGCATTGGATCCCAAAGAGAGAACTCCAAAATGCGAGGCTACATGTTATGGACTAGTATCAGGTTGGGAGACCTCCTGAGAAGCTCCAGCAAGTAAGCCTCGATCACGCAAAATGTTTGAGGTCTGATGTTCAAtagcttgttttgtttcactttgCTTTGGACTTTCTTTTCGCCAATGAGCTATGTTTCTGATGGTTTTCACTCTTTTGGTGTGTAGAGATCTTTTACTTGCTATGTGGATGATTGTGCTGCTAGCTATAGGAGGAAGGATCATCTCAATAGGCATCTTCTTACACATAAAGGGAAGCTCTTTAAGTGTCCGAAGGAGAACTGCAAGAGTGAATTCTCAGTACAGGGAAATGTTGGTAGGCATGTTAAGAAATATCATAGTAATGACAACCGTGATAAGGACAATACTGGTTTGGGCGATGGTGATAAGGACAATACTTGTAAGGGGGATGATGATAAGGAAAAATCTGGTAGTGGCGGTTGTGAGAAGGAAAATGAAGGGAATGGCGGAAGTGGTAAGGACAATAATGGTAATGGCGATTCTCAGCCTGCGGAGTGTTCAACTGGTCAGAAGCAGGTTGTCTGCAAAGAAATTGGTTGTGGAAAAGCCTTTAAGTATCCTTCACAGCTTCAAAAGCATCAGGATTCTCATGGTAAGTGCACCTTCCTACCCTTACTTTCCCTCTAGTTTAGTATCCTGGGCATATGAAGATTTCTACGTTTCCTCTCTATGTGCTTTGTTATAAATTAAAGACAGTTGTTTGTTAAAGCTTGATAGATTTTCAATCTCTGAAGGTTTAGATTTACATTTGCAGTGAAATTAGACTCTGTGGAGGCATTTTGTTCCGAGCCTGGGTGTATGAAGTACTTTACCAACGAAGAATGCCTCAAGTCACACATAAGATCCTGTCATCAGCACATCAACTGTGAGATATGTGGTTCTAAGCATTTGAAAAAGAACATCAAGAGACATCTACGGACTCATGATGAAGATTCCTCACCAGGAGAAATCAAGTGTGAAGTTGAGGGTTGCTCTTCGACTTTCTCCAAGGTAAAGAAACATCCTGAGCTACGTCAAACTTATATAGTCCAAAACAAGTTTCGTTTCCAGATTATTCAACATCACTAATTACATTACGATTATTTCTCAGGCTTCTAATCTTCAGAAACACATGAAAGCAGTGCACGATGATATACGTCCCTTTGTCTGTGGCTTTCCCGGTTGTGGCATGAGATTTGCTTACAAACATGTCAGAAACAAGCACGAGAATTCCGGGTATCACGTATATACCTGCGTAAGTTCATCCAACCTACATACTATCGTGTTTTTCTTACAAACTCAAAAGACTAGAATCTCATGTAAAACTGAATGTGGTTTCAGGGTGATTTTGTCGAAACTGATGAAGATTTCACTTCAAGACCGAGAGGTGGACTAAAGAGGAAACAAGTTACTGCGGAAATGCTGGTACGAAAGAGAGTCATGCCTCCTCGGTTTGATGCAGAAGAACACGAAACTTGCTAGTAGTGTCCAAgccttaattatattttctgtCTTAAGATAAGTGAAGTAGTTTTGTGTaaagttctttttgtttgtgtgttggTAGGAAGAAATATAGAACTACAATAGTAGGTAGTAATATAAGTAATGTTGTGCTTAGAATCTATGTTCGTTTAACCTTTTATCTCCCACGGCTTTAATGTATTGAACCCAACGTTTGAGATATAAGTAATGTTGTGCTTATAATCTATGTTCGTTTAACCTTTTTATCTCCCACGGCTTTGATGTCTTGAAccaatgtttttaaaactgaCCCAAACAGTGAACCGGACTACCTTTTGGGTAAATATTAATAgagattttacaatttttataaatagaaaacaaaataatcatattatgtttaatagaaaacaaaataatcatatcatgtttaataaaaaaatataaaatcatattatgtttgataaaatataaaatcatttacaccaaaaaaacatatatatatatatataaaatcaaacaataataagaaagtgattaaaaattttaaattcaacTAAATGTCTAACATCGTAACAAATATAATAGAAGATCACTAAtgatagaaacaaattaatgaaATATCGTGAATTCAAACAACTAATCTCATTTGCATATATCACCATTCGATTCATTTTTAAGGCCGCATTGTGAAATCttcaccaaaatctaaaacatcaaatgagtttaagaactaaaaaaacttataaaaataattgaagaaagTTTAAAATCCCACATTTTATTCCAAAATGAagagaattttttaaaacccacaTCCGGCCGGTTCAACCGATTCACCGGGTCATGGATTAATGGCGaatttttgtgggttttttcggttttgaATTTGTCGGGTTTTAgcactaaacccaaaccggaAAAGTGTTCGGGTCACGAGTTAACTGGTCGGACCGGGCGGTTCGGGTCGGGCGTGAAAACACTGTCTTGAACCCAACATTTGAAGATAAGCTTTATGGGATGAGATAAACTCCAATATTCAAGTCTCTCTTTGCGTCTCATATTCAAACTGTAATGAGATAACATTTCATTACAGTTTCAAGATAAGCTTTTGGATGAGATAATGATCTCTTAGTGGTTTAGTCAAAGTAAACAAGACTTTGACTGTTCAACTTCAACCCAATCAAGAGTCAACGGTCGGAGTTATTCAAAACACtagtttttgaatttagtaGCTTCATCTATATATAACCCAGGAGAAGCAGAAATCTTCCAAGAAAGAAATGGTTACATACAAGATTTGGGTGATGTCTTTCATCATAGCAGGTTCAACTTATAAAAAAGGAATTCCTCTCCTCAATTTGGTTAGCAATTACACAATCagaaatttaatcaaattttgtgtttcattgttttgaaaaatccACTAGGAGCTATTTTAGGAGGAATAATCCCTGGAGTTACTACAACAAAGACAGCGATCGCGTGTCCTCTCTATTGCTTACAAGTAGAGTACATGACATGTCCTTCCTCCGGCGCTGACAAGCTTCCTCCAAGATGCAACTGTTGTCTTGCTCCCAAAAATTGTACTCTCCATCTCTCTGATTCTACTACTATCCATTGTAGCAAATGATATATATCTAGTAAGAAATACCTGATGGTATCCCTCCTTCGAATCCCATCCATTCCTCCCACTCATCGATTTCACCCATTTCTGTAatctccatttcttcttcttctttcttaaacTTTTGCATCAAACACTGAAAATGTGATTAATATAAGGAAAATGGTTTCAATTACGTTTTACCATGGCTAATATTAAACACCACATATTCAAAAAGttaaagataagaaagaatcaaaatcagaaaagcaaacaaaatacgggtttgtattttttattcttaacttagaaattttttgtccaaaaccaaaaaaaaacttaaataatccaaaaaaaatcaagaaatcagaaaaacatttttttgttttacctcGTAAGCGGATTTGATCTCCTTGAAATCTTTGTCCTGACCCTTGTGAACATCTGGATGATACTGCAATAACTCATTTTGtcttatttagttataatccttctttttattttcttgatttgattcgTCAAAAGGTTTTGaactttcttttaaaaaaaaattaaaagcgTAATAAGACGCAAAAGGGACAAACAAGAATTAACAACCTTTAGAGCGAGACGTTTAAAGGCACGTTTGACTTCGGTTTGGGAAGCGAGAGGAGTCAAGCCAAGAACCGTGTAATGGCTAAGATCTGGTGATAAACAACATCTTGTCGGAAACTGGATTAACCGGCGGCTATCAGTTTGGATGGTGGAACCAGGGTGATTCGTCGGAGCTTTGAACCGGAAATTTCGTATcatcgtttcttcttcttcttcttcaccaaccAAACATTTTAGGTTtataacaaatctttttttctttccctttttgtgGGACTTTGGTGAAGGACCCTTTTTTATCTTGTACCCGACGGTATGGTCTATTGGATATCCTATTATCCGATTCACATTCCGATGTCATGTCggtgtttatttatttatttttatatttatgtgtTCCTTTGTTCTCGGTTTTGTTACTAGCTAGGACGATATAACATTATATGTGTTAAAACCTATATTGTTTTGTGTAAACTATATTctgatttaaaaattaaatttcgtCCCATAAAAAGATTGAATCCGAGATACTTAAATCAACTTCATGATATTAATTATCTCTAATCTACCCacccttttttttaatgtatttctCACAATAACCATAAGTAAATTTACCGATAATATGCACATGTGCTGAGGTGAATTGTGACAACTATGAGatatttttctccaaatttataaaatttccaacaaaacaattatatgaaatttcgCCATATAGAAGTTAATTTCATAACAATAATCCCAcattattcttttaaaaaaatgaaaaataaaatgcataaTCCAACATTGTTCCAAATTTTATccagagaaaaaaggaaagacaaCATTggtactctttttttttgtctaaaaacaTGTTGAAATCGTCGTCCGCTCCTCCCGTTTTAGAAGCCTGAAAGATTCATAAAATTATAGGTCACGATCACAAACTATAACAAGttgtttttacatataataataatttgaatataaaagTTAAGGTTTATACTAACCGAGATAAAACATCGATGGAATTGGGAGTTTATCCAATAAACTACGGATATCGTCCTCATCTTCTAAGATCTCTTCGTCAGTTTTAGGAGGAACTGAAGATTTACCaataaagaatcaaacaataacatttttgtCAAGTACGCtaagtaacaaaaatagtaTAGTTTAACGTTCTCACCTGTTTCATCAATTTTACAATCACTCTCTATGTTATTAACTGCCACAACGTTGTCGTTGGCATCAGTACCATtctgtagaaaaaaaaagaaaaaattaagttttatccatacaaattatatattttcatgtgCATATTTACACTACTATCTTAATATTTAtcgaaaataataaatatattaggtAGATAAATACgtgaaaacattaaattagttattttcatttgtaaagCACCTCTCTGTTAATTATGGTAGATGGTGGTTCAATTTGCATGGTCAAATGATCctgtaaaagaagaaaacatacaCGTTATACATTTTCATGCATATTAACAATATATAGcttaatatttatcaaaatatatatagagtaatggatatatacattaaaaatgttaaattaaacTCTTGAGTTTGTAAAGCACCTCTGTGTTAAGTGTTGTAGTGGGTGGTTCACGACCACCATTGCTATGGCTGGGACTACGACTACGGCTACGATTTCGTCCACGTCCACGTCCACGCCCACGTCCACGGCCACGGCCACGGCCACGCCCACGCCCACGTCCACGACCACGACTACGActaccatcatcatcaccagcACGTCTTTCCTGTACACCGAAGCATGGGTTTTAGGATATAATATACACATATACTAACTTaggatttaaaattttcaaagaacTATGTTAATGAAACACCTCTGTGTTAATTATGGTAGAGGGTGATTCAATTTGCATGGTCAAATGTTCctgtaaaagaagaaaacatacatGTTATACATTTTCATGcatatttacaatatataacttaatatttatcaaaaatttatgTAGAATAATggatatatacattaaaaatgttaaattagaCTTTTGAGTTTGTAATGCACCTCTGTGTTAATTGTTGCAAAGGGTGGTTCACGACCACCATTGCTATGGCTGGGACTACGACTACGCCTACGGCTTCGTCCACGTCCACGCCCACGCCCACCATTGCTAGGGCTTTGGTTATCATCACGACCACGACTACGATTACGATTATTACCACCACGTCTTCCCTGTACACATAAGCATGcattttatgatattgatcGATAGTATACAAATACATATACTTACTaacgattttaaaattttctaagtACGCTATTAATGAATCTATCCAATTATATACTTCATACGACAAATTAAACATTCTCTAAAGCTGAAAGTTTCTTCGTCCTCATGAAGTATACAAACCATAatcaaattaatgaaaaagaaaaatgcagTACTTAACTACTTACCAAACCATATCTATGTCGCAGCGAAGTGTTTGAGATTGCGGGAAGAGCAAGAacctatttatttttgaacaaaaaattattagcaggaatcaaatatctttaaagtttttatttcacCTAATTTAGTATTTGTTAGCTTTCGAGCaagaaaaatttagatatctcAACTGAATATTCGCGGGAGAATTCAAAATGAAACTTATGAGTTAGTTTCATTCAATCACGAAATCTTTGATATATTACATTATCTTTAAAAGATACCaaacagaagagaaacaattaacactaaaaccaaatcataACAAAGTCAAGTACTATTTTACTAAATGATCCTTTAGATTGTAAAGTCTTATTAACCTATAGATTATTCTTATACACAAACACCGAAAACATCTTTTTCTTGCAAAACAATTCcgcaaaaatttgaaacaaaatctatatatgttcttcatttaatcattaaaatatttgattagaTCACactgtttttaaataaacaaacagatgcattaaattaataacaaataaagacatattataaaattagattGTTACGCTCGCAAACAATGAAACATCTTATTCAAAATTTCGCTCgcaaacaatgtttttttatatgtttttacatATTGTGTTAAAAATCAGATAAGATCTTAAGATATATTATCATATACAATGATACATCTATAAATTAtcatacaaacaaaaacaacataaaaaaatatatcatccTATGAAAAACAACATCAGCacaaatgatatattttttctaaaaaaataaaaaccaacgGAATGTTTTCTACAGTTTGACAATTTGTAATGAAAACTAGGACTTACCACACATCGTTGTGGTTGTTCCTGGGAAGATTGGTTTGAGGGATTAGACATATCACAAACTAATTagtttttcttccttcaatTTGGTCTGAGATTCAATATGAGGCTTGtgaaatgaaatgataatgtatatatagagagagggacatgatatatattaaatcaatgaaaataaaataaaagagaaattttgaaatcttacATTTCGAACATATTCCTATTCTGACTTTggattttcttctaaatttggagaaaataataattaagaaagatAAATGTCAAAATACACAGTTTGGAAGTTTCTCATCTCCTTTTGgtgatatattttaaaattgaaaaagaaagaaggcaAATGTCCAATTAAAGAAAACTCATAATAAGTTTTAATTAATGATAAttgtaataagaaaaaagtcaataataattgtaaaatatGTTTGGTAGCAAATAGTAAATatccaaatatattttgtaataaccaaaaaaatctcaatcaTCATCAGATTTGTTATGAAAAATTGGTGAAATCaatttatttccaatttttgttttacaagtAGTGTTGACCAGTTAAAATTTacaataagaaaatacaaaatagattttgtctatatatatcataaaattacTTTACTAAAGCTATGAATAATTTTCGTTgaatataacttaaaattcatataattgttttttcactGCATTTATTTGCTAGCTATTTTTGCTTTACTTGAAGAGTACTACTAGTTGGGCTTTAGTCTGTTATAGCTCTATCGGGTCATTGTAATGGAACATGAATTCGACCCGACCCAGGCCCATTAAGTCTCACTATGCCTCTCCTGCTTCGTTGCGAAAACCCCCACACACTCCATTGTCACTCGTAAACTCGCCGCCgtggagagagaagagagaatggaGGATATCGAGGATTTGTTGGCCGGAGGAGTCGGTGGTGCACCACCGGGATTCCGATTACCCTTGAATGCAGTCGGAATTAATCCGAAGACGAATAAGAGCAAACGTATTAGCTCGAAACCGGATCAAATTACTGCTTCGAATCGTGACTCGCTTGCTCCACCATCGATGAAGATTCCAGGAACTCAGGTCACTCTCCTCTCTcgatttcattttctcatttgCTTCGGTTTCTGTATCTATCAACGTTTTTGCGTGCACTTACATTTCGTCTTGATGATTTTTCGCAGACGATATACATCAAGACGTTTGGATGTTCTCATAATCAGGCGAGTCATTTTATGAATCTTAAGTGCtttgattctgattttgtaGTTCTTAGTGTTTTGGTGTTGATAGATTTCTAAATGCCTCATATACACTTACAATGTTTGTTACTCTAGTGATTGAGATGAAATCTTTTAGCTAATCGTATCTGGTCTTGTCTCGTTGCTTGGTTATTGTTCAGAGTGATAGTGAGTATATGGCTGGTCAGCTTTCTGCATTTGGCTATGCGTTGACAGAAGTCCCGGAGGAAGCTGATTTATGGCTCATTAACACGTAAGCTTCAGCCTCGTATTCTGTTTACCCGATGCAATGGCTATGTGTTTTTGCTGTTGAGATATAGTTCACTTGGTCACGGTCTAATATTGTAGATTTATAGTTTATGGCGCAGCATTTTGCTCGATATAGCTTTACTTTGTGTTTACTCTATATGTGCGGTTGATGCAGCTGTACTGTGAAGTCCCCTAGCCAGTCTGCGATGTCTACTTTGATAACGAGGGGTAGAAGTGGGAAAAAGCCTCTTGTGATTGCGGGATGTGTTCCTCAGGGCAGTCGTGATCTTAAAGAACTGGAAGGCGTTAGTGTAGTTGGAGTCCAACAGATTGATCGTGTTGTTGAGATTGTTGAAGAAACTCTTAAGGGTCATGAAGTACGGTTGCTGACTCGGAAGACTTTGCCTGCGCTTGATCTCCCAAAGGTGGGTAAAAAGAGTTTAAacttttgattgttttgacTTTAATGCTGAGTATGGCTATTCCTAGTACCAAACAAGTAGAAGCCAAAATCTTGATTTCAGAGACAGTTCTTTGATCCTATAAATTTTGCTTAGTCTTTCATTACACAATTTCTTGCTCGATTTCATTTGGGTTCGATTAATGGGGACTAATAAGTCATTATTTTCCACTGCAGGTGCGGAGGAACAATTTTATCGAAATTCTCCCCATTAATGTTGGCTGTTTGGGTGCCTGTACTTACTGCAAGACCAAGCATGCCCGTGGTCATTTAGGAAGTTACACAGTTGATAGTCTTGTAAGCAGATTCAGCTTCACAGCGAAgagtttttttcaatttgtatcCAGCTTTTgccccctttttttttttttctgcctATTGAGATTCCTAAATTGCAGGTGGAGCGGGTGAGAACTGTAATCTCTGAAGGAGTCAAGGAGATTTGGTTAAGCAGCGAGGACACTGGAGCATATGGTTCCTTTTCAAACCTTTAGTTAAAgacataattttgtatttccTTTTCATTGGGCTAATGCCCCCAAAATGTTGCAGGTCGTGACATAGGAGTTAATCTTCCAATACTGCTTAATGCTATCGTTAAGGAACTTCCTTCTGATCAAAGCACAATGCTAAGGATTGGGATGACTAATCCTCCCTTTATTTTAGAGCATTTGAAAGAAATAGCGGCAGTGTTACGTCACCCATGTGTCTACACCTTTCTTCATGTCCCTGTGCAATCTGGTAGCGATTCTGTGTTGACGGTGAGTCATGAGTCCAGAGTTGTTTACGACTGCCAAATTCTTTTCTAGTCTTACCTGAATATATTTTGCAGGCCATGAACAGGGAATATACAGCAAGTGAGTTCAGGACTGTGGTAGACACCTTAACAGAGCTTGTGCCAGGAATGCAAATTGCTACTGATATAATATGCGGTTTTCCTGGTTAGTGCTGGATAAACATGGAAGTCTGTATTATTggtcttttattttcttcgaaTTAACATATTCCTCTTCATTTAAGTGTTGAGACATAAAAAACATCATACCGCCATGCAAAATCACTTTAGTCGCATGTATTAGTTGGATGTGGATAGTTACATGGTCAACAAAGACTTGAGGATAATTATTGTTCATATAATTGGGCTGTGTTGAAGATATGTTTCTCACTTTCCCAATTCCAGGTGAAACCGATGAAGATTTTTCTCAGACAGTTGAACTCATCAAGGATTACAAGTTTCCTCAAGTTCATATTTCTCAGTTTTACCCCAGACCAGGTAAGCACAAGGATTTGGTTACGTATGTAATCTGTGAATTGGTGAGTGTTTCATAGGTCTAAACATTATTTTGGATGTGCCATTTATAATATAGGGACCCCAGCagcaaagatgaagaaggtaCAAAGTAAAATAGTGAAGCAACGAAGCCGTGAATTGACTTCTGTCTTTGAGGCTTTTGCGCCTTACACCGGAATGGAGTGCAGAGAAGAGAGGATATGGATAACTGAAGTAGCTACTGATGGAATTCATTTGGTAAGCCCATACTTCATATCAAATAAAACTGAAAgctactatatttttttttatat
This sequence is a window from Arabidopsis thaliana chromosome 1 sequence. Protein-coding genes within it:
- the TFIIIA gene encoding transcription factor IIIA, encoding MEEINPSSSVDNKRDMAEEAKVDVKTSAKKDIRNYLCQYCGISRSKNYLITKHIQSHHQMELEEERDDEACEVDEESSSNHTCQECGAEFKKPAHLKQHMQSHSLERSFTCYVDDCAASYRRKDHLNRHLLTHKGKLFKCPKENCKSEFSVQGNVGRHVKKYHSNDNRDKDNTGLGDGDKDNTCKGDDDKEKSGSGGCEKENEGNGGSGKDNNGNGDSQPAECSTGQKQVVCKEIGCGKAFKYPSQLQKHQDSHVKLDSVEAFCSEPGCMKYFTNEECLKSHIRSCHQHINCEICGSKHLKKNIKRHLRTHDEDSSPGEIKCEVEGCSSTFSKASNLQKHMKAVHDDIRPFVCGFPGCGMRFAYKHVRNKHENSGYHVYTCGDFVETDEDFTSRPRGGLKRKQVTAEMLVRKRVMPPRFDAEEHETC
- the TFIIIA gene encoding transcription factor IIIA (transcription factor IIIA (TFIIIA); FUNCTIONS IN: 5S rRNA binding, zinc ion binding, sequence-specific DNA binding transcription factor activity, 5S rDNA binding, nucleic acid binding; INVOLVED IN: biological_process unknown; LOCATED IN: nucleolus, nucleus; EXPRESSED IN: 24 plant structures; EXPRESSED DURING: 13 growth stages; CONTAINS InterPro DOMAIN/s: Zinc finger, C2H2-like (InterPro:IPR015880), Zinc finger, C2H2-type (InterPro:IPR007087), Zinc finger, C2H2-type/integrase, DNA-binding (InterPro:IPR013087); BEST Arabidopsis thaliana protein match is: relative of early flowering 6 (TAIR:AT3G48430.1); Has 35333 Blast hits to 34131 proteins in 2444 species: Archae - 798; Bacteria - 22429; Metazoa - 974; Fungi - 991; Plants - 531; Viruses - 0; Other Eukaryotes - 9610 (source: NCBI BLink).), translated to MAEEAKVDVKTSAKKDIRNYLCQYCGISRSKNYLITKHIQSHHQMELEEERDDEACEVDEESSSNHTCQECGAEFKKPAHLKQHMQSHSLERSFTCYVDDCAASYRRKDHLNRHLLTHKGKLFKCPKENCKSEFSVQGNVGRHVKKYHSNDNRDKDNTGLGDGDKDNTCKGDDDKEKSGSGGCEKENEGNGGSGKDNNGNGDSQPAECSTGQKQVVCKEIGCGKAFKYPSQLQKHQDSHVKLDSVEAFCSEPGCMKYFTNEECLKSHIRSCHQHINCEICGSKHLKKNIKRHLRTHDEDSSPGEIKCEVEGCSSTFSKASNLQKHMKAVHDDIRPFVCGFPGCGMRFAYKHVRNKHENSGYHVYTCGDFVETDEDFTSRPRGGLKRKQVTAEMLVRKRVMPPRFDAEEHETC
- the TFIIIA gene encoding transcription factor IIIA, whose product is MFERSFTCYVDDCAASYRRKDHLNRHLLTHKGKLFKCPKENCKSEFSVQGNVGRHVKKYHSNDNRDKDNTGLGDGDKDNTCKGDDDKEKSGSGGCEKENEGNGGSGKDNNGNGDSQPAECSTGQKQVVCKEIGCGKAFKYPSQLQKHQDSHVKLDSVEAFCSEPGCMKYFTNEECLKSHIRSCHQHINCEICGSKHLKKNIKRHLRTHDEDSSPGEIKCEVEGCSSTFSKASNLQKHMKAVHDDIRPFVCGFPGCGMRFAYKHVRNKHENSGYHVYTCVSSSNLHTIVFFLQTQKTRISCKTECGFRVILSKLMKISLQDREVD
- the TFIIIA gene encoding transcription factor IIIA (transcription factor IIIA (TFIIIA); FUNCTIONS IN: zinc ion binding, nucleic acid binding; INVOLVED IN: biological_process unknown; EXPRESSED IN: 24 plant structures; EXPRESSED DURING: 13 growth stages; CONTAINS InterPro DOMAIN/s: Zinc finger, C2H2-like (InterPro:IPR015880), Zinc finger, C2H2-type (InterPro:IPR007087), Zinc finger, C2H2-type/integrase, DNA-binding (InterPro:IPR013087); BEST Arabidopsis thaliana protein match is: relative of early flowering 6 (TAIR:AT3G48430.1); Has 65581 Blast hits to 29235 proteins in 482 species: Archae - 0; Bacteria - 31; Metazoa - 61143; Fungi - 1878; Plants - 364; Viruses - 2; Other Eukaryotes - 2163 (source: NCBI BLink).) codes for the protein MFERSFTCYVDDCAASYRRKDHLNRHLLTHKGKLFKCPKENCKSEFSVQGNVGRHVKKYHSNDNRDKDNTGLGDGDKDNTCKGDDDKEKSGSGGCEKENEGNGGSGKDNNGNGDSQPAECSTGQKQVVCKEIGCGKAFKYPSQLQKHQDSHVKLDSVEAFCSEPGCMKYFTNEECLKSHIRSCHQHINCEICGSKHLKKNIKRHLRTHDEDSSPGEIKCEVEGCSSTFSKASNLQKHMKAVHDDIRPFVCGFPGCGMRFAYKHVRNKHENSGYHVYTCGDFVETDEDFTSRPRGGLKRKQVTAEMLVRKRVMPPRFDAEEHETC
- a CDS encoding serine-type endopeptidase inhibitor (serine-type endopeptidase inhibitors; FUNCTIONS IN: serine-type endopeptidase inhibitor activity; INVOLVED IN: response to oxidative stress; LOCATED IN: endomembrane system; EXPRESSED IN: 21 plant structures; EXPRESSED DURING: 12 growth stages; CONTAINS InterPro DOMAIN/s: Proteinase inhibitor I20, Pin2 (InterPro:IPR003465); Has 28 Blast hits to 28 proteins in 8 species: Archae - 0; Bacteria - 0; Metazoa - 0; Fungi - 0; Plants - 28; Viruses - 0; Other Eukaryotes - 0 (source: NCBI BLink).), whose protein sequence is MVTYKIWVMSFIIAGAILGGIIPGVTTTKTAIACPLYCLQVEYMTCPSSGADKLPPRCNCCLAPKNCTLHLSDSTTIHCSK
- a CDS encoding Chaperone DnaJ-domain superfamily protein (Chaperone DnaJ-domain superfamily protein; FUNCTIONS IN: unfolded protein binding, heat shock protein binding; INVOLVED IN: protein folding; EXPRESSED IN: 9 plant structures; EXPRESSED DURING: 6 growth stages; CONTAINS InterPro DOMAIN/s: Molecular chaperone, heat shock protein, Hsp40, DnaJ (InterPro:IPR015609), Heat shock protein DnaJ, N-terminal (InterPro:IPR001623), Heat shock protein DnaJ (InterPro:IPR003095); BEST Arabidopsis thaliana protein match is: Chaperone DnaJ-domain superfamily protein (TAIR:AT1G80920.1); Has 16707 Blast hits to 16707 proteins in 3064 species: Archae - 133; Bacteria - 8112; Metazoa - 2533; Fungi - 1008; Plants - 1312; Viruses - 5; Other Eukaryotes - 3604 (source: NCBI BLink).); amino-acid sequence: MIRNFRFKAPTNHPGSTIQTDSRRLIQFPTRCCLSPDLSHYTVLGLTPLASQTEVKRAFKRLALKYHPDVHKGQDKDFKEIKSAYECLMQKFKKEEEEMEITEMGEIDEWEEWMGFEGGIPSGISY